The Euphorbia lathyris chromosome 2, ddEupLath1.1, whole genome shotgun sequence genome includes a window with the following:
- the LOC136218385 gene encoding cysteine-tryptophan domain-containing zinc finger protein 7-like isoform X3: MISLGRRDASKDPGLGFGGGREMDDSELEEGEACSDHNNDGNYDASIDPDIALSYIDEKLQDVLGHFQKDFEGGVSAENLGTKYGGYGSFLPTYQRSPVWSHTRTPPKVQHHNGPRSPNSSQLEVGRRGSVSSSSVLRSGNLEPASASAMSLISSKATSSPVVTVKQVGVPSTSSAKEHVLRSESIKRKSVTLPDQRMLKVRIKVGSDNLSTQKNAAIYSGLGLDVSPSSSLDDSPSASEGISHGPQGSTFESPARILRIMTSSPVPGGILLSPLPNHLIHLKEKEKLHQGSELSLTFPVCLDNSSLNNGSDSLKGDGKMKKFIDRSEISKELKSENNKDSWSDVDVFPKKMELDTLACEELVSDTLKLPILSNSNPVTDVAKGMVRASNMSGEAYKGASRDKGFSEFMKDEHMGPMNADGDSLVENTKTTSAGRIWEGKKSSSFDSVSVYPRKDGHRKGEKPCDIVKGNPNILKGTKAASSELTGTPKHKVAFRELEGTKLSSGKDCSSSEGKKKPKGNANIVSGMPKDILAGALMAKNKKSTSVDDYSIEGELEDAKSQKNTGRVGDRYKDFFGDIELDQEEIQMSPLEMGYEDRHKDLDVSGEKGTHFSSNGPRERPIGKKVDKLLRTQENPKTTFPPGSVSGPILDTALPAAAPAAAEDNWVCCDKCQKWRLLPLGKNPNDLPEKWLCSMLNWLPGMNRCSFSEEETSNAVMALNQVPTLGGQNNMQINPGDVSSLTSVGNQLDQNHQIYGSQTMAFGGKKKTYKDGPALLSNTMKKNVPLFGLNVVNQPMVEYDILKPSKSSDLAVENLKLKQRDKHKVLDNCSDGGDSRKSKMKSKRDSEKELFRVSKKLKSEGLPEDWVSDPVNIEKIGARSTNSLLTNASGKNLVKNNGCSSSKYQASARKPEENPISMGDMPLGGKRDDKEVGKKRKIKETPTSDAQANAGSLSNTGHNLQGSRILAKEEFSENEYRKEKKAKISRSDGKESSESKGNGKTDKKGSHRKSQQLGQEAGSSVSQRSLDGAGCLKRDSGSKHTSVAATSSSSKVSGSHKTKANFHETKGSPVESVSSSPLRVSKQGGRQSCSHGEDGGSNRSGTAKKFFDVGHHGSLESSVHGVLDRDLSHSVGKAKQQVVPSPDVTDHHITNDGAEYFGQDCQYLNKTSTPDQSRDDHRQQENHYHANGSRPRKSGKVSSSRSKDKNKNLNYELDNSKVKVSDSINEQGPFHEVKKIEGRSKIEEKLGVRSDESENRYVDKTDSVGLLSSGSSKKESQSKFQGYNGNHDDTSIPKQRLQPDSEAVSGRGKSPSLPPSGGAHNETLSHCPLPVSGSQKASRANIPDSDNGSKALKQIRKVDHANGTHRSGSRAPLSNGHRAGDLDAPSPVKRDSSGQAATNALKEAKNLKHLADRLKNSGSNDSTKIYFEAALKFLHGASLLENGEMIQSMHVYSTTAKLCEFCAHEYEKSKDVAAAALAYKCTEVAYMRVVHSSQASAIKDRDELRTALQMVPPEKQSNSKIIQTQGESPSSSASDVDNLNHPATLDKGPLAKGISSPQVAASHVIAARHRPNFARLLNFVQEVNFAMEASRKSRIALAATSANLGESQRRENISLIKTALDFNFQDVEGLLRLVRLALEAISR; encoded by the exons AACAGTTCACAGTTGGAG GTTGGTCGCCGTGGCTCAGTATCTTCATCATCTGTGCTTCGATCAGGAAATCTTGAACCAGCTTCTGCTAGTGCAATGTCATTGATATCTTCAAAAGCAACATCTTCCCCGGTTGTTACAGTCAAACAAGTAGGCGTGCCATCAACTAGTTCTGCCAAGGAACATGTCCTAAGATCTGAATCCATAAAAAGAAAATCTGTTACTTTACCAGACCAAAGAATGCTGAAGGTTCGAATCAAAGTGGGTTCTGATAACTTGTCGACACAAAAAAATGCTGCAATATACAGTGGTCTTGGCCTTGATGTGTCACCATCTTCATCACTGGATGACAGCCCCTCTGCAAGTGAAGGGATTTCCCATGGACCTCAAGGTTCTACATTTGAATCACCTGCTCGTATTCTTCGG ATAATGACTTCCTCTCCGGTGCCTGGGGGCATATTGCTTTCACCCCTTCCTAATCATCTGATTCATctgaaagaaaaggaaaagcttcATCAAGGCAGTGAATTATCACTTACCTTTCCTGTTTGTCTAGATAATTCCAGCCTCAATAATGGATCTGATTCTCTTAAAGGTGATGGGAAGATGAAAAAGTTCATAGATAGATCTGAAATATCAAAAGAATTAAAAAGTGAAAATAATAAGGATTCTTGGAGCGATGTTGATGTTTTTCCAAAGAAGATGGAGCTGGACACTTTGGCCTGTGAGGAGCTTGTTTCAGACACACTAAAGCTTCCTATTCTCTCTAATTCAAATCCTGTTACTGATGTAGCAAAAGGCATGGTTAGGGCATCTAATATGTCTGGGGAAGCATACAAGGGTGCATCCAGGGACAAAGGCTTTTCCGAATTCATGAAGGACGAGCACATGGGGCCAATGAATGCAGATGGGGATAGCTTGGTTGAGAATACCAAAACCACTTCAGCAGGAAGGATTTGGGAAGGCAAAAAATCTAGTTCTTTTGATAGTGTTTCTGTCTACCCAAGGAAAGATGGCCACCGCAAAGGAGAAAAACCTTGTGACATAGTTAAAGGTAACCCAAATATATTGAAGGGCACAAAAGCTGCAAGTTCTGAGCTGACTGGCACTCCCAAACACAAGGTTGCATTCCGTGAACTTGAAGGTACCAAATTATCTTCTGGAAAGGATTGTTCATCTTCTGAGGGGAAAAAGAAACCAAAAGGTAATGCAAATATAGTCTCAGGGATGCCAAAAGATATATTGGCAGGTGCATTGATGGCAAAAAATAAGAAGAGCACGTCCGTAGATGACTATTCAATTGAAGGGGAGTTGGAAGACGCAAAATCACAAAAGAATACTGGGAGAGTTGGAGATAGGTACAAAGATTTTTTTGGGGACATTGAACTTGATCAAGAAGAAATACAGATGAGTCCATTAGAAATGGGCTATGAAGATAGGCACAAGGACCTCGACGTGAGTGGTGAAAAGGGCACACATTTCTCTAGCAATGGACCAAGGGAAAGACCTATTGGTAAGAAAGTTGATAAGCTACTAAGAACACAAGAGAATCCTAAAACAACTTTTCCTCCAGGCTCAGTGAGTGGGCCTATATTGGATACTGCTCTTCCAGCAGCAGCCCCTGCTGCAGCAGAAGACAATTGGGTCTGCTGTGACAAGTGCCAAAAATGGCGCCTTCTTCCACTTGGTAAAAATCCTAATGACCTACCAGAGAAGTGGCTGTGCAGCATGCTTAATTGGCT GCCTGGCATGAACCGGTGTAGTTTCAGCGAGGAAGAAACCTCAAATGCTGTTATGGCATTGAATCAAGTCCCAACTCTTGGGGGTCAAAATAATATGCAGATTAATCCTGGGGACGTATCCAGTCTAACTTCAGTTGGGAATCAGCTTGATCAGAACCATCAAATCTATGGTTCACAAACCATGGCCTTCGGTGGGAAGAAGAAGACATACAAAGATGGCCCTGCTCTGTTGTCAAACACTATGAAGAAGAACGTTCCATTGTTTGGCTTAAATGTGGTGAACCAACCCATGGTAGAGTATGACATTCTCAAACCAAGCAAGTCTAGTGACTTGGCTGTGGAGAATCTTAAACTTAAGCAGAGAGACAAGCATAAAGTGCTTGACAACTGTTCTGATGGAG GTGACAGTAGGAAATCAAAGATGAAAAGCAAAAGGGACTCTGAGAAAGAGTTATTCAGGGTCTCCAAGAAATTGAAGTCTGAAGGTTTGCCAGAAGATTGGGTGTCTGATCCTGTAAACATTGAAAAAATAGGTGCTCGTTCAACTAATAGTTTGCTTACTAATGCATCAGGGAAGAATCTCGTAAAAAACAATGGCTGCTCTTCATCCAAATACCAGGCTTCAGCTAGAAAACCAGAGGAAAATCCAATTTCCATGGGTGATATGCCCTTGGGTGGAAAGCGAGATGATAAAGAAGTTGGGAAAAAGAGGAAAATTAAGGAAACTCCAACTAGTGATGCTCAAGCTAATGCAGGATCCCTTTCAAATACAGGGCATAATCTCCAGGGCAGCAGGATCTTAGCCAAGGAGGAGTTCAGTGAGAATGAGTACAGGAAAGAGAAGAAGGCCAAAATATCCAGGTCTGATGGCAAGGAGTCCAGTGAAAGTAAAGGCAATGGTAAAACAGACAAAAAAGGTAGTCATAGAAAGAGCCAGCAACTAGGGCAAGAAGCAGGGAGTTCTGTCTCTCAACGGAGCCTGGATGGTGCGGGTTGTTTGAAAAGAGATTCTGGATCTAAACATACTTCTGTGGCAGCTACTTCTAGCTCTTCTAAGGTTTCTGGTTCCCACAAAACTAAAGCTAATTTCCATGAGACGAAAGGGTCTCCAGTAGAATCGGTTTCATCATCACCTTTGAGAGTTTCGAAACAAG GTGGTCGGCAAAGTTGTTCACATGGTGAAGATGGTGGTAGTAATCGATCAGGAACAGCGAAGAAATTTTTTGACGTGGGTCATCATGGTTCCCTTGAGTCCTCTGTGCATGGTGTATTGGACAGAGATTTGAGTCATTCTGTTGGTAAAGCTAAACAGCAGGTTGTGCCTTCTCCTGATGTCACAGATCACCACATTACAAATGACGGTGCAGAATATTTTGGCCAAGACTGTCAATATCTTAACAAAACTTCCACTCCAGACCAATCCCGAGATGATCATAGACAACAAGAAAATCATTATCATGCAAATGGGTCCCGTCCAAGGAAGTCTGGAAAGGTATCCTCTTCAAGGTCCAAAGATAAGAATAAGAATTTGAATTATGAACTTGACAATAGTAAAGTTAAGGTTTCTGATTCTATTAACGAACAAGGACCTTTCCATGAAGTGAAAAAAATAGAAGGGAGAAGCAAGATCGAAGAAAAGCTAGGAGTCAGGTCTGATGAAAGTGAGAATAGGTATGTTGATAAGACAGATTCGGTGGGACTATTGTCAAGTGGAAGCAGTAAAAAAGAGAGCCAGTCAAAATTTCAGGGATACAATGGTAACCATGATGATACCTCTATTCCTAAGCAACGTCTGCAGCCAGATTCTGAGGCAGTTTCTGGAAGAGGGAAGTCGCCATCATTGCCTCCCTCTGGAGGAGCACATAATGAAACATTATCTCACTGTCCTCTACCAGTTTCTGGATCTCAGAAAGCAAGTCGAGCAAATATTCCAGACAGTGATAATGGATCAAAGGCACTGAAACAAATCAGAAAGGTTGATCATGCTAATGGGACTCACCGCAGCGGTTCAAGAGCTCCTCTGTCAAATGGGCATAGGGCTGGGGATCTTGACGCCCCAAGTCCTGTTAAAAGAGACTCCTCCGGTCAGGCGGCAACAAATGCTCTGAAAGAGGCTAAAAATTTAAAACACCTGGCTGATCGTCTGAAG AACTCTGGTTCAAATGATAGTACCAAGATTTACTTTGAGGCAGCCCTCAAATTTCTTCATGGAGCTTCCCTGCTGGAAAATGGAGAGATGATTCAGTCAATGCATGTGTACAGTACCACTGCAAAACTTTGCGA GTTTTGTGCTCATGAATATGAGAAATCCAAAGATGTCGCTGCTGCTGCCCTGGCCTACAAGTGCACTGAGGTAGCTTACATGAGGGTAGTTCATTCTTCACAAGCCAGTGCAATTAAAGATCGAGATGAGTTGCGAACAGCTCTACAAATGGTTCCTCCAG AAAAACAGAGTAATTCCAAAATAATTCAGACtcaag GTGAGTCACCTTCTTCTTCTGCCTCTGATGTTGACAACTTGAACCACCCAGCAACATTGGACAAGGGTCCCCTAGCCAAAGGTATTAGCTCGCCTCAAGTGGCAGCAAGCCATGTCATTGCTGCACGACATCGTCCCAATTTTGCACGGCTGCTCAATTTT GTTCAGGAAGTAAATTTTGCAATGGAAGCCTCAAGAAAATCACGGATTGCTCTTGCAGCAACTAGTGCAAATTTAGGAGAAAGCCAGCGAAGAGAGaatatttctttaattaaaacagCTCTTGATTTTAATTTCCAAGATGTGGAGGGGTTACTACGTCTGGTAAGGCTTGCATTGGAAGCTATTAGCCGCTGA
- the LOC136218385 gene encoding cysteine-tryptophan domain-containing zinc finger protein 7-like isoform X1 — MISLGRRDASKDPGLGFGGGREMDDSELEEGEACSDHNNDGNYDASIDPDIALSYIDEKLQDVLGHFQKDFEGGVSAENLGTKYGGYGSFLPTYQRSPVWSHTRTPPKVQHHNGPRSPNSSQLEVGRRGSVSSSSVLRSGNLEPASASAMSLISSKATSSPVVTVKQVGVPSTSSAKEHVLRSESIKRKSVTLPDQRMLKVRIKVGSDNLSTQKNAAIYSGLGLDVSPSSSLDDSPSASEGISHGPQGSTFESPARILRIMTSSPVPGGILLSPLPNHLIHLKEKEKLHQGSELSLTFPVCLDNSSLNNGSDSLKGDGKMKKFIDRSEISKELKSENNKDSWSDVDVFPKKMELDTLACEELVSDTLKLPILSNSNPVTDVAKGMVRASNMSGEAYKGASRDKGFSEFMKDEHMGPMNADGDSLVENTKTTSAGRIWEGKKSSSFDSVSVYPRKDGHRKGEKPCDIVKGNPNILKGTKAASSELTGTPKHKVAFRELEGTKLSSGKDCSSSEGKKKPKGNANIVSGMPKDILAGALMAKNKKSTSVDDYSIEGELEDAKSQKNTGRVGDRYKDFFGDIELDQEEIQMSPLEMGYEDRHKDLDVSGEKGTHFSSNGPRERPIGKKVDKLLRTQENPKTTFPPGSVSGPILDTALPAAAPAAAEDNWVCCDKCQKWRLLPLGKNPNDLPEKWLCSMLNWLPGMNRCSFSEEETSNAVMALNQVPTLGGQNNMQINPGDVSSLTSVGNQLDQNHQIYGSQTMAFGGKKKTYKDGPALLSNTMKKNVPLFGLNVVNQPMVEYDILKPSKSSDLAVENLKLKQRDKHKVLDNCSDGGDSRKSKMKSKRDSEKELFRVSKKLKSEGLPEDWVSDPVNIEKIGARSTNSLLTNASGKNLVKNNGCSSSKYQASARKPEENPISMGDMPLGGKRDDKEVGKKRKIKETPTSDAQANAGSLSNTGHNLQGSRILAKEEFSENEYRKEKKAKISRSDGKESSESKGNGKTDKKGSHRKSQQLGQEAGSSVSQRSLDGAGCLKRDSGSKHTSVAATSSSSKVSGSHKTKANFHETKGSPVESVSSSPLRVSKQGKPKSGCRTSTDKYDSTDDGCFTLGGRQSCSHGEDGGSNRSGTAKKFFDVGHHGSLESSVHGVLDRDLSHSVGKAKQQVVPSPDVTDHHITNDGAEYFGQDCQYLNKTSTPDQSRDDHRQQENHYHANGSRPRKSGKVSSSRSKDKNKNLNYELDNSKVKVSDSINEQGPFHEVKKIEGRSKIEEKLGVRSDESENRYVDKTDSVGLLSSGSSKKESQSKFQGYNGNHDDTSIPKQRLQPDSEAVSGRGKSPSLPPSGGAHNETLSHCPLPVSGSQKASRANIPDSDNGSKALKQIRKVDHANGTHRSGSRAPLSNGHRAGDLDAPSPVKRDSSGQAATNALKEAKNLKHLADRLKNSGSNDSTKIYFEAALKFLHGASLLENGEMIQSMHVYSTTAKLCEFCAHEYEKSKDVAAAALAYKCTEVAYMRVVHSSQASAIKDRDELRTALQMVPPEKQSNSKIIQTQGESPSSSASDVDNLNHPATLDKGPLAKGISSPQVAASHVIAARHRPNFARLLNFVQEVNFAMEASRKSRIALAATSANLGESQRRENISLIKTALDFNFQDVEGLLRLVRLALEAISR; from the exons AACAGTTCACAGTTGGAG GTTGGTCGCCGTGGCTCAGTATCTTCATCATCTGTGCTTCGATCAGGAAATCTTGAACCAGCTTCTGCTAGTGCAATGTCATTGATATCTTCAAAAGCAACATCTTCCCCGGTTGTTACAGTCAAACAAGTAGGCGTGCCATCAACTAGTTCTGCCAAGGAACATGTCCTAAGATCTGAATCCATAAAAAGAAAATCTGTTACTTTACCAGACCAAAGAATGCTGAAGGTTCGAATCAAAGTGGGTTCTGATAACTTGTCGACACAAAAAAATGCTGCAATATACAGTGGTCTTGGCCTTGATGTGTCACCATCTTCATCACTGGATGACAGCCCCTCTGCAAGTGAAGGGATTTCCCATGGACCTCAAGGTTCTACATTTGAATCACCTGCTCGTATTCTTCGG ATAATGACTTCCTCTCCGGTGCCTGGGGGCATATTGCTTTCACCCCTTCCTAATCATCTGATTCATctgaaagaaaaggaaaagcttcATCAAGGCAGTGAATTATCACTTACCTTTCCTGTTTGTCTAGATAATTCCAGCCTCAATAATGGATCTGATTCTCTTAAAGGTGATGGGAAGATGAAAAAGTTCATAGATAGATCTGAAATATCAAAAGAATTAAAAAGTGAAAATAATAAGGATTCTTGGAGCGATGTTGATGTTTTTCCAAAGAAGATGGAGCTGGACACTTTGGCCTGTGAGGAGCTTGTTTCAGACACACTAAAGCTTCCTATTCTCTCTAATTCAAATCCTGTTACTGATGTAGCAAAAGGCATGGTTAGGGCATCTAATATGTCTGGGGAAGCATACAAGGGTGCATCCAGGGACAAAGGCTTTTCCGAATTCATGAAGGACGAGCACATGGGGCCAATGAATGCAGATGGGGATAGCTTGGTTGAGAATACCAAAACCACTTCAGCAGGAAGGATTTGGGAAGGCAAAAAATCTAGTTCTTTTGATAGTGTTTCTGTCTACCCAAGGAAAGATGGCCACCGCAAAGGAGAAAAACCTTGTGACATAGTTAAAGGTAACCCAAATATATTGAAGGGCACAAAAGCTGCAAGTTCTGAGCTGACTGGCACTCCCAAACACAAGGTTGCATTCCGTGAACTTGAAGGTACCAAATTATCTTCTGGAAAGGATTGTTCATCTTCTGAGGGGAAAAAGAAACCAAAAGGTAATGCAAATATAGTCTCAGGGATGCCAAAAGATATATTGGCAGGTGCATTGATGGCAAAAAATAAGAAGAGCACGTCCGTAGATGACTATTCAATTGAAGGGGAGTTGGAAGACGCAAAATCACAAAAGAATACTGGGAGAGTTGGAGATAGGTACAAAGATTTTTTTGGGGACATTGAACTTGATCAAGAAGAAATACAGATGAGTCCATTAGAAATGGGCTATGAAGATAGGCACAAGGACCTCGACGTGAGTGGTGAAAAGGGCACACATTTCTCTAGCAATGGACCAAGGGAAAGACCTATTGGTAAGAAAGTTGATAAGCTACTAAGAACACAAGAGAATCCTAAAACAACTTTTCCTCCAGGCTCAGTGAGTGGGCCTATATTGGATACTGCTCTTCCAGCAGCAGCCCCTGCTGCAGCAGAAGACAATTGGGTCTGCTGTGACAAGTGCCAAAAATGGCGCCTTCTTCCACTTGGTAAAAATCCTAATGACCTACCAGAGAAGTGGCTGTGCAGCATGCTTAATTGGCT GCCTGGCATGAACCGGTGTAGTTTCAGCGAGGAAGAAACCTCAAATGCTGTTATGGCATTGAATCAAGTCCCAACTCTTGGGGGTCAAAATAATATGCAGATTAATCCTGGGGACGTATCCAGTCTAACTTCAGTTGGGAATCAGCTTGATCAGAACCATCAAATCTATGGTTCACAAACCATGGCCTTCGGTGGGAAGAAGAAGACATACAAAGATGGCCCTGCTCTGTTGTCAAACACTATGAAGAAGAACGTTCCATTGTTTGGCTTAAATGTGGTGAACCAACCCATGGTAGAGTATGACATTCTCAAACCAAGCAAGTCTAGTGACTTGGCTGTGGAGAATCTTAAACTTAAGCAGAGAGACAAGCATAAAGTGCTTGACAACTGTTCTGATGGAG GTGACAGTAGGAAATCAAAGATGAAAAGCAAAAGGGACTCTGAGAAAGAGTTATTCAGGGTCTCCAAGAAATTGAAGTCTGAAGGTTTGCCAGAAGATTGGGTGTCTGATCCTGTAAACATTGAAAAAATAGGTGCTCGTTCAACTAATAGTTTGCTTACTAATGCATCAGGGAAGAATCTCGTAAAAAACAATGGCTGCTCTTCATCCAAATACCAGGCTTCAGCTAGAAAACCAGAGGAAAATCCAATTTCCATGGGTGATATGCCCTTGGGTGGAAAGCGAGATGATAAAGAAGTTGGGAAAAAGAGGAAAATTAAGGAAACTCCAACTAGTGATGCTCAAGCTAATGCAGGATCCCTTTCAAATACAGGGCATAATCTCCAGGGCAGCAGGATCTTAGCCAAGGAGGAGTTCAGTGAGAATGAGTACAGGAAAGAGAAGAAGGCCAAAATATCCAGGTCTGATGGCAAGGAGTCCAGTGAAAGTAAAGGCAATGGTAAAACAGACAAAAAAGGTAGTCATAGAAAGAGCCAGCAACTAGGGCAAGAAGCAGGGAGTTCTGTCTCTCAACGGAGCCTGGATGGTGCGGGTTGTTTGAAAAGAGATTCTGGATCTAAACATACTTCTGTGGCAGCTACTTCTAGCTCTTCTAAGGTTTCTGGTTCCCACAAAACTAAAGCTAATTTCCATGAGACGAAAGGGTCTCCAGTAGAATCGGTTTCATCATCACCTTTGAGAGTTTCGAAACAAGGTAAGCCTAAGTCTGGATGTAGGACTTCCACTGACAAATACGATTCGACTGATGATGGTTGTTTCACTCTAGGTGGTCGGCAAAGTTGTTCACATGGTGAAGATGGTGGTAGTAATCGATCAGGAACAGCGAAGAAATTTTTTGACGTGGGTCATCATGGTTCCCTTGAGTCCTCTGTGCATGGTGTATTGGACAGAGATTTGAGTCATTCTGTTGGTAAAGCTAAACAGCAGGTTGTGCCTTCTCCTGATGTCACAGATCACCACATTACAAATGACGGTGCAGAATATTTTGGCCAAGACTGTCAATATCTTAACAAAACTTCCACTCCAGACCAATCCCGAGATGATCATAGACAACAAGAAAATCATTATCATGCAAATGGGTCCCGTCCAAGGAAGTCTGGAAAGGTATCCTCTTCAAGGTCCAAAGATAAGAATAAGAATTTGAATTATGAACTTGACAATAGTAAAGTTAAGGTTTCTGATTCTATTAACGAACAAGGACCTTTCCATGAAGTGAAAAAAATAGAAGGGAGAAGCAAGATCGAAGAAAAGCTAGGAGTCAGGTCTGATGAAAGTGAGAATAGGTATGTTGATAAGACAGATTCGGTGGGACTATTGTCAAGTGGAAGCAGTAAAAAAGAGAGCCAGTCAAAATTTCAGGGATACAATGGTAACCATGATGATACCTCTATTCCTAAGCAACGTCTGCAGCCAGATTCTGAGGCAGTTTCTGGAAGAGGGAAGTCGCCATCATTGCCTCCCTCTGGAGGAGCACATAATGAAACATTATCTCACTGTCCTCTACCAGTTTCTGGATCTCAGAAAGCAAGTCGAGCAAATATTCCAGACAGTGATAATGGATCAAAGGCACTGAAACAAATCAGAAAGGTTGATCATGCTAATGGGACTCACCGCAGCGGTTCAAGAGCTCCTCTGTCAAATGGGCATAGGGCTGGGGATCTTGACGCCCCAAGTCCTGTTAAAAGAGACTCCTCCGGTCAGGCGGCAACAAATGCTCTGAAAGAGGCTAAAAATTTAAAACACCTGGCTGATCGTCTGAAG AACTCTGGTTCAAATGATAGTACCAAGATTTACTTTGAGGCAGCCCTCAAATTTCTTCATGGAGCTTCCCTGCTGGAAAATGGAGAGATGATTCAGTCAATGCATGTGTACAGTACCACTGCAAAACTTTGCGA GTTTTGTGCTCATGAATATGAGAAATCCAAAGATGTCGCTGCTGCTGCCCTGGCCTACAAGTGCACTGAGGTAGCTTACATGAGGGTAGTTCATTCTTCACAAGCCAGTGCAATTAAAGATCGAGATGAGTTGCGAACAGCTCTACAAATGGTTCCTCCAG AAAAACAGAGTAATTCCAAAATAATTCAGACtcaag GTGAGTCACCTTCTTCTTCTGCCTCTGATGTTGACAACTTGAACCACCCAGCAACATTGGACAAGGGTCCCCTAGCCAAAGGTATTAGCTCGCCTCAAGTGGCAGCAAGCCATGTCATTGCTGCACGACATCGTCCCAATTTTGCACGGCTGCTCAATTTT GTTCAGGAAGTAAATTTTGCAATGGAAGCCTCAAGAAAATCACGGATTGCTCTTGCAGCAACTAGTGCAAATTTAGGAGAAAGCCAGCGAAGAGAGaatatttctttaattaaaacagCTCTTGATTTTAATTTCCAAGATGTGGAGGGGTTACTACGTCTGGTAAGGCTTGCATTGGAAGCTATTAGCCGCTGA